The following is a genomic window from Nguyenibacter vanlangensis.
ATCGGCCCCACACGCATCAATTACGGGCGCATCATCCCGGTGGTGGATTATACTGCGCGCGTCATCGGCAGGATGCTGGGCTGACGGTCCGGCATCCGGCCGGACCTGCCTTGCTGCTGCCATCTTCTGTTCCTACGGCTGGACGCGGTTCCGGTCATCCCCGAGCGAGGAGGTCGTGCATGTCCCATCCCGACGCCAGGCAGGCGGGCCTGTTCCCGATCGGCGGCGACCTTCCGGTGGCGCGCATGGGCTTCGGCGCCATGCGGATCACCGGCCCCGGCATCTGGGGCGATCCCCCGGACCGCGCGCGGGCGCTGGCCACGCTGCGCCGCGCGGCGGCGTGCGGCGTCACCCTGATCGACACCGCCGACAGCTACGGCCCCTATGTCAGCGAGGACCTGATCCGGGCGGCGCTGTATCCGTATGACGGGCTGGTGATCGCCACCAAGGGCGGCCACACCCGTCACGGGCCCAATGTCTGGCGGCCGGTCGGCAATCCCGACTATCTGCGGCAATGCGTGCTCATGAGCATGCGCCGCCTGGGCGTGGCGCGGATCGATCTGTGGCAGTTGCATCGCGTGGGTCCCGACTGCCCGCCCGAAACGCAGTTCCAGGCGATCGCCGAGATGCGGCAGGAAGGACTGATCCGCCATGTCGGCCTGTCGGAAGTGTCGGTCGAGATGATCGAGCGCGCCCGCCGCTTCTTCCCGGTCGCGACGGTGCAGAACCGCTATAACCTGGTCAACCGGCTGTCCGAGGACGTGCTGGACTATTGCGTCGCGCACGATATCGGCTTCATCCCCTGGGCGCCGCTGGCCGCGGGCGGCCTGGCCCACGCCCATGGCGCGCTGACCCGGGTGGCGCGGGATCTGGGGGCGACCACCGGGCAGGTCGCGCTGGCCTGGCTGCTGCGCCGCGCGCCGGTGATGCTGCCGATCCCCGGCACCGGCAGCCCCGACCATGTCGACGAGAACGTCGCCGCCGCCGGGCTGACGCTGGACGACGCCACCTTCGCCCATCTGGACCAGGAAGGCCGCGCCGAGTGGCGCAGGCTGTCCGGGTCGTGATACCCGCCGGCACGGCAAGGGGCGACGCGGGCGCGGGACGGTGCTAGTGTCCCGCAACCGCAGGGCCCCGGATTGCGGGGCCGAAATGGACACAAGTTAAAACAGGTTAAAACAGTATCCTGGTGGACTGCTTCTCTCTGAAATCCGCATGCGGACCGCGAAGGCAGAACATCGGGACAGCGCCCCGGCCGGTGCCCGCCGGCGGCGCGCCGTGATGGATCAGGCCCTGTTGCACATTGCCCCGTTGGACCTCGGATGAATTTTCCTAATGGATCAGGCCCTCATGGATCAGGCCATGACGGCCGGATGCTCGTGACCTCGCGCGCCGGTGGCGACGCCGCCGGCGGTCCGCCCGGCGCGGCCCCCCGCGCGCGGGGGTTCGGCCTGGGCGGGTCCGGCGGGCCGCGCCGGCCGCGCTATCGCCTGGTACGGCGCCTGCTGGGGGGCGGCCTGGCGCTGCTGCTGCTGGTCGTCGCGGCCGGCAGCCTGGCGGTATGGACGAAATACGAGCAGTTGGTGGCCGACCTGCCGACCGTGGACGGGCTGCGGACCTATCAGCCCCCGGTGATGAGCCGCCTTTATTCCGGCGACGACCGGGTGATGGCGGAACTGGCGGCGGAACGCCGGATCTTCGTGCCCTATGCCGCCATCCCGGACCGGGTGAAGAACGCCTTCATCGCGGTCGAGGACCAGAAATTCTACAGCCATGGCGGCGTCGATCCGTTCGCGATCGCCCGGGCCGCGCTGACCGATCTGACGATGCGCAAGGGGCGGCGTCCGCTCGGCGCCTCGACCATCACGCAGCAGGTGGCGCGCGTCATGCTGCTGGGCTCGAACGCCGTGTCGCTCGCGCGCAAGGCCAAGGAAGCCCTGCTGGCGATCCGCATCGAGCAGACCCTGTCCAAGGACAAGATCCTGGAGATCTATCTGAACGAGATCTATCTGGGGGCCGGGGCCTATGGCGTGGGGGCGGCGGCCCAGACCTATTTCAACAAGCCGCTGGACCAACTGGACATCGCGCAGGCCGCCTTCCTGGGGGGGCTGCCGAAATCGCCGACCAACTATAATCCGTACCGCTATCCCGAGCAGGCCAAGGAACGCCGCGATTTCGTGCTGCAGCGCATGGCCGAGGTCGGGGCGATCACCTGGGACGAGGCCCGCGCCGCGCAGGCCGAGCCGCTGATGCCGCAATCCTTCGTCCGGCCCGGGCCGGTCCCGGGTTCGGAATGGTTCGCCGAAGAGGTGCGCCGCCAGTTGATCGAGCGCTACGGCCAGGACATGACGATGCAGGGCGGGCTGGCGGTGCACACCAGCCTGGATCCGCACCTGCAGCAGATCGCGACCAAGGCGGTGCGCGACGGGCTGATGGCCTATGACCGCGCGCATGGCGGCTGGCGCGGGCCGGTCGGCCATCTGGACGATGTCGCCGTCGCCCGCGCGACGGTGACCGGCGACTGGCAGGGCGCCCTGGTCCACGCCGCCCCGCCCCCGGGCATGCTGAATGCCTGGCGCCTGGCGGTGGTGCTGTCGCCGGCGACGGGCGAGGTCGGCTGGCTGGACGGATTGCCCGCCCAGCCCACGCCGCGCACCGGCCGGCTGCTGGCCCGCGACCTGGCATGGGCCCGGCGTTTCCGCCTGCCGCGCGCGGGCGACCTGGTGCTGATCGAACCCCAGGCCGACGGCGGCGGGGTCGCCCTGCGGCAGATCCCGCATGTCGAGGGCGCGCTGGTGACGATGGACGTGCATAGCGGCCGGGTGCTGGCGATGGTCGGCGGCTGGTCGTTCAACGCGTCGCAGTTCAACCGCGCCACCCAGGCGCTGCGCCAGCCCGGATCGTCCTTCAAGCCGTTCGTCTATCTGACGGCGATGGAGCAGGGGATCTCGCCGTCGCAGAAATTCGACGACTCGCCCGTCTCGTACGGAAGCTGGCACCCGAACAATTACGAGAAGGATTTCTGGGGCCCAACGACGCTGCATGACGCGCTGCGGGAATCGCGCAACCTGGTGACGATCCGCCTGGCGGCGCATATCGGCATGAAGTCGGTGGCCGACATGGCGATCAGGCTGCACCTGGTCGACGCCATGCCGCACGTCCTGCCCGCCGCCCTGGGCGCGGTGGAAACCACCGTCCTGCGTGAGGCCGGGGCCTATGCCGCCATCGCGGCGGGCGGGCGGCTGGTCACGCCCACCCTGATCGACGACGTGCAGGATCGCGACGGCCATGTGCTATGGCGGCCGGCGGGCCTGGGCCTGGCGGCGGCCGCGCCGCAGGCCGCACCGGCCGCGGCGCCCGGAACACCGCCTGGAACGCCGCCTGGCGTCGTGCCGGATGCTCCGGCTCCCGCCCCCGCCACGCCACCGGCGGCCGCCGTGCCCGGCGGGGGCGTGGAGGCGGTTCCGGCGGACGGGCCGCTGCTGGCCGACACGCGACCGCAGATCGCCTCGCCGGAAAGCAGCTTCCAGATCCTGAGCATGATGGAGGACGTGATCCGGCAGGGCACCGGCAAGCCGGCCGGCGATGGGATCGACCGGCCGATCGCGGGCAAGACCGGCACCAGCCAGGATTTCAACGATGCCTGGTTCGCGGGGTTCTCGCCCGACATCGTCACCGTCGTCTGGGTCGGGTTCGACGCGCCGCAAAGCCTGGGCAAGAACGAGACCGGCGGCAACATCGCCGGCCCGATCTGGAACCAGGTGATGAAGGCGGTGCTGGCCGACCGGCCCAGGCTGGATTTCCCGGTGCCCCCGGGGGTGACGCTGGCGCGCTACGACACCGGCCGGGTGATGGCGGTGGACGCGTTCAAGCCCGACCAGATTCCGGGCGTCAGCGCCGATCTGTATGCGAACGTGACCGGCGCGCTGACGGCCGCCGACACGGGGGCCGAGAACATGCCGGATTCCGAAAGCGACATGGCGGCCTCACCCACTGCCGGAGCCCAGGGCACCACGGCGCCGGATACGACGGTACCGGGCACGACGGTGCCGGGTACGGCGGCGACGGCCGGACAGCCCAAGGTCCCGCCGCAACCGGCCGGCGGGGGTGACATCGGCATGGGCGGGCTGTATTGACGCGGCGCATCGCCCATATCCGCCCGGCCCATCCTCCATCCCCGGTGGGCCGCCATTTTTTCTGACGGAGATCCCGTTCCATGTCTGCCGAGAGCGAATCCCTCAACGACCAGATCAAGCAGTCGGTGGCGCTGCTGAGGAGGCATCTTTGACTGGGATGTCGCCCTGGGCCGCCTGGCCGAACTGAACAACCGGGCGGAGGATCCGGATCTGTGGAACGATCCGGACGCCGCCCAGAAGCTGATGCGCGAGCGCACGCTGCTGGCCGGCCAGGTCGAAGGCGTGCAGCGGCTGGAAGCCGACGTCCGCGACGCGCTGGACCTGGTCGAGCTGGCCGAGATGGAAGGCGATGACGGCGTCCTGAAGGACGCGGTGCTGATGCTGCGCGCCCTGGCGGAGGAAGCCAAGCGGCGCGAGACCGAGAGCCTGCTGTCCGGCGAGGCCGACGGCAATGACTGCTATCTGGAAGTCAATGCCGGCGCCGGCGGGACCGAGGCCCAGGACTGGGCCGAGATGCTGCTGCGCATGTATACCCGCTGGGCCGAGCAGCATGGCTACAAGGTCACGCTGATGGAAAGTTCCGAAGGCGAGCAGGCGGGATTGAAATCGGCGACGATCCAGGTCTCGGGGCCCAATGCCTATGGCTGGCTGAAGACCGAGGCCGGGGTGCATCGCCTGGTGCGGATCTCGCCCTTCGACGCGGCGGCGCGGCGTCAGACCTCGTTCGCGTCGGTCTGGGTCTATCCGGTGGTCGATGATTCGATCGAGATCGAGATCAACGAGTCCGACCTGAAGGTCGACACGTTCCGGGCCTCGGGCGCCGGCGGCCAGCACGTCAACAAGACGGAATCGGCCATCCGCATCACCCACGTCCCGACCGGCATCGTCGTCGCCTGCCAGACCGACCGGTCGCAGCACCGCAACCGCGCGACCGCGATGACGATGCTGAAGGCCCGGCTGTACGAACAGGAACTGCAGCGGCGCGAGGCCGCCGCCGCCCAGACCGAGGCCGCGAAGACCGATATCGGCTGGGGCCACCAGATCCGCTCCTACGTCCTGGCGCCGTACCAGTTGGTCAAGGACCTGCGGACCAATGTCGAGCGCGGCAATCCCGATGCCGTGCTCGACGGCGACCTGGACGATTTCATGGCGGCCGCCCTGGCCGCCCGGGTCGGCGCCACGCGCTCCGAGGCCAGCGCGGCCGCCCAGTAGCCGGTTATTGCCTGGCCGGCAGGGTACAGGGCGGGGACGGCCAAGGCCGTCCCCGCCTTTTTTATGCCTTTTTCACGCTTCCGTTTCGGCGCCGGCCATTTTGCATTTATTGCGCGACCGCACCTTGAACGGATCGATATCGATCCGAAACCACCCCTTTCGTTTTTATTTGATCACGGGTGATCGCGGGCGATCGCGGGTTCGTGGCCCGCCGAACGGGCGGCGCAATCCGGCGGACCGTCCGGCGGCCGAAACAAGCGACGGCGCAAAAAATGGCAGATTCTTGGCTGCATTCTCAAAAAACGCGAGTTTTTAGCCGTTTGTGACATGTTGTTAATGTGGGCAATTTTTAGGCCAATGATGACAAATTGCTCGATTCAAATTCGATAAATATCTTGCTTGACATCAGGGGGTGCCAATAGCCCAATTCAAGGGCTTGGAGGCATTTCGGTGCCTCTCCAGCCAGGTCGTAACGCAGGGGACGATGGTCTCCGATGCGG
Proteins encoded in this region:
- a CDS encoding PBP1A family penicillin-binding protein; translation: MLVTSRAGGDAAGGPPGAAPRARGFGLGGSGGPRRPRYRLVRRLLGGGLALLLLVVAAGSLAVWTKYEQLVADLPTVDGLRTYQPPVMSRLYSGDDRVMAELAAERRIFVPYAAIPDRVKNAFIAVEDQKFYSHGGVDPFAIARAALTDLTMRKGRRPLGASTITQQVARVMLLGSNAVSLARKAKEALLAIRIEQTLSKDKILEIYLNEIYLGAGAYGVGAAAQTYFNKPLDQLDIAQAAFLGGLPKSPTNYNPYRYPEQAKERRDFVLQRMAEVGAITWDEARAAQAEPLMPQSFVRPGPVPGSEWFAEEVRRQLIERYGQDMTMQGGLAVHTSLDPHLQQIATKAVRDGLMAYDRAHGGWRGPVGHLDDVAVARATVTGDWQGALVHAAPPPGMLNAWRLAVVLSPATGEVGWLDGLPAQPTPRTGRLLARDLAWARRFRLPRAGDLVLIEPQADGGGVALRQIPHVEGALVTMDVHSGRVLAMVGGWSFNASQFNRATQALRQPGSSFKPFVYLTAMEQGISPSQKFDDSPVSYGSWHPNNYEKDFWGPTTLHDALRESRNLVTIRLAAHIGMKSVADMAIRLHLVDAMPHVLPAALGAVETTVLREAGAYAAIAAGGRLVTPTLIDDVQDRDGHVLWRPAGLGLAAAAPQAAPAAAPGTPPGTPPGVVPDAPAPAPATPPAAAVPGGGVEAVPADGPLLADTRPQIASPESSFQILSMMEDVIRQGTGKPAGDGIDRPIAGKTGTSQDFNDAWFAGFSPDIVTVVWVGFDAPQSLGKNETGGNIAGPIWNQVMKAVLADRPRLDFPVPPGVTLARYDTGRVMAVDAFKPDQIPGVSADLYANVTGALTAADTGAENMPDSESDMAASPTAGAQGTTAPDTTVPGTTVPGTAATAGQPKVPPQPAGGGDIGMGGLY
- a CDS encoding aldo/keto reductase — encoded protein: MSHPDARQAGLFPIGGDLPVARMGFGAMRITGPGIWGDPPDRARALATLRRAAACGVTLIDTADSYGPYVSEDLIRAALYPYDGLVIATKGGHTRHGPNVWRPVGNPDYLRQCVLMSMRRLGVARIDLWQLHRVGPDCPPETQFQAIAEMRQEGLIRHVGLSEVSVEMIERARRFFPVATVQNRYNLVNRLSEDVLDYCVAHDIGFIPWAPLAAGGLAHAHGALTRVARDLGATTGQVALAWLLRRAPVMLPIPGTGSPDHVDENVAAAGLTLDDATFAHLDQEGRAEWRRLSGS
- the prfB gene encoding peptide chain release factor 2 (programmed frameshift) — its product is MSAESESLNDQIKQSVALLRRHLDWDVALGRLAELNNRAEDPDLWNDPDAAQKLMRERTLLAGQVEGVQRLEADVRDALDLVELAEMEGDDGVLKDAVLMLRALAEEAKRRETESLLSGEADGNDCYLEVNAGAGGTEAQDWAEMLLRMYTRWAEQHGYKVTLMESSEGEQAGLKSATIQVSGPNAYGWLKTEAGVHRLVRISPFDAAARRQTSFASVWVYPVVDDSIEIEINESDLKVDTFRASGAGGQHVNKTESAIRITHVPTGIVVACQTDRSQHRNRATAMTMLKARLYEQELQRREAAAAQTEAAKTDIGWGHQIRSYVLAPYQLVKDLRTNVERGNPDAVLDGDLDDFMAAALAARVGATRSEASAAAQ